In Streptomyces sp. NBC_00483, a single window of DNA contains:
- the arsB gene encoding ACR3 family arsenite efflux transporter, which yields MDAPEQGVAGRLSFLDRYLALWILAAMAVGLGLGRLIPGLGDALATVTVSGVSLPIALGLLVMMYPVLAKVRYDRLDTVTRDRRMLLPSLLLNWIVGPALMFALAWLFLPDLPEYRTGLIIVGLARCIAMVIIWNDLACGHREAAAVLVALNSVFQVIAFSALGWFYLQVLPGWLGLEQTSLDVSVWEIARSVLIFLGIPLAAGYLTRRIGEKVKGRTWYEAKLIPRIGPFALYGLLFTIVILFALQGDAITSRPVDVLRIALPLLVYFALMWAGSMLLGRAVGLDYPRATTLAFTAAGNNFELAIAVSIATFGASSGQALAGVVGPLIEVPVLIGLVYVALYARRYFPAPAAAAAVPQEETTRV from the coding sequence ATGGACGCACCCGAACAGGGCGTGGCCGGACGCCTGTCGTTCCTGGACCGCTACCTCGCCCTGTGGATCCTCGCCGCGATGGCGGTCGGCCTGGGCCTCGGGCGCCTGATCCCGGGCCTCGGGGACGCGCTGGCCACGGTGACCGTCAGCGGGGTGTCCCTGCCGATCGCGCTGGGCCTGCTCGTGATGATGTACCCGGTGCTGGCCAAGGTCCGGTACGACCGTCTCGACACCGTGACCCGCGACCGGCGCATGCTGCTGCCCTCACTGCTGCTGAACTGGATCGTCGGCCCGGCGCTCATGTTCGCCCTGGCCTGGCTGTTCCTGCCGGACCTCCCCGAGTACCGCACGGGCCTGATCATCGTCGGGCTCGCGCGCTGCATCGCCATGGTCATCATCTGGAACGACCTGGCCTGCGGGCACCGCGAGGCCGCCGCCGTGCTCGTCGCCCTCAACTCGGTCTTCCAGGTGATCGCGTTCTCCGCGCTCGGCTGGTTCTACCTCCAGGTGCTGCCCGGCTGGCTCGGCCTGGAACAGACGAGCCTGGACGTGTCGGTGTGGGAGATCGCCCGCAGCGTGCTCATCTTCCTGGGCATTCCGCTCGCGGCCGGATACCTGACCCGCCGCATCGGCGAGAAGGTCAAGGGCCGCACCTGGTACGAGGCGAAGCTGATCCCGCGCATCGGCCCGTTCGCCCTGTACGGGCTGCTGTTCACCATCGTCATCCTCTTCGCGCTCCAGGGCGACGCCATCACCAGCCGCCCCGTGGACGTGCTCCGCATCGCACTGCCGCTGCTCGTCTACTTCGCGCTCATGTGGGCCGGATCGATGCTGCTGGGCAGGGCGGTCGGGCTCGACTACCCGCGTGCCACCACGCTCGCCTTCACCGCCGCGGGCAACAACTTCGAGCTGGCGATCGCCGTGTCCATCGCGACCTTCGGCGCCTCCTCCGGACAGGCACTCGCCGGCGTCGTCGGCCCGCTCATCGAGGTGCCCGTGCTGATCGGTCTGGTCTACGTCGCGTTGTACGCGCGCCGCTACTTCCCCGCCCCCGCTGCCGCCGCGGCCGTACCGCAGGAAGAGACGACCCGTGTCTGA
- a CDS encoding ArsI/CadI family heavy metal resistance metalloenzyme: MSRAQLALQVSDLEASITFYSKLFGTEPAKRREGYANFAITEPPLKLVLIEGEPGQETRLDHLGVEVDSTDQVGAATGRLKDAGLATFEENDTSCCYALQDKVWVHGPGQEPWEVYVVKADAATLGKSAQAGADGGDGCCTSRAVTADTAAAECACGQ, encoded by the coding sequence ATGTCCCGTGCTCAGCTCGCCCTGCAGGTCAGTGACCTGGAAGCGTCGATCACCTTCTACTCGAAGCTGTTCGGCACCGAACCGGCCAAGCGCCGCGAGGGCTACGCCAACTTCGCCATCACCGAGCCCCCGCTGAAGCTCGTCCTCATCGAGGGCGAGCCCGGGCAGGAGACCCGCCTCGACCACCTCGGCGTCGAGGTCGATTCCACCGACCAGGTCGGTGCGGCCACCGGCCGACTCAAGGACGCGGGCCTCGCGACCTTCGAGGAGAACGACACCTCCTGCTGTTACGCCCTCCAGGACAAGGTGTGGGTCCACGGCCCCGGCCAGGAGCCCTGGGAGGTGTACGTGGTCAAGGCCGACGCCGCCACGCTCGGCAAGAGCGCGCAGGCCGGGGCCGACGGCGGGGACGGCTGCTGCACGAGCCGGGCCGTCACCGCCGACACGGCCGCAGCGGAGTGCGCCTGCGGACAGTGA
- a CDS encoding carbamate kinase — translation MPPGTAPPPAASPVRPPAVTRPVAPVTVLAIGGNALLNGGPRATIAEQFAAARQLARPVAELVRAGHRVVVTHGNGPQVGFIKRRSDLAAELAPELPLLDLDMCVADSQGSIGYILVRGLSDALPAGSRPVALLTHTVVDPADPAFARPTKPIGTHYERAEAERLAARHGWTVADDAGRGWRRVVPSPAPHAIVELDAVAALLDAGHVVVAGGGGGIPVTRGPDGALCGVEAVVDKDATSALLASALGADELIVTTGVERIALDWGTPRHRDLDRMDAAQAHRYLAEGQFPEGSMGPKVRSALDFLASGGHRVLITSPGALSEALRGATGTRIVPTARTVRSVNSEGSGSGSGSDFGNGNTTASGP, via the coding sequence ATGCCTCCAGGAACCGCGCCCCCACCAGCCGCTTCCCCCGTGCGGCCACCGGCCGTGACGCGCCCCGTCGCCCCTGTCACCGTCCTCGCCATCGGTGGCAACGCACTCCTCAACGGCGGCCCGCGCGCCACCATCGCGGAACAGTTCGCCGCCGCCCGGCAGTTGGCGCGCCCGGTGGCGGAGCTGGTCCGTGCGGGGCACCGCGTGGTCGTCACGCACGGCAACGGTCCACAGGTCGGCTTCATCAAGCGGCGTTCCGACCTCGCGGCCGAGCTCGCCCCCGAACTCCCGCTCCTCGACCTCGACATGTGTGTCGCCGACTCGCAGGGAAGCATCGGCTACATCCTCGTACGAGGCCTGTCGGACGCCCTGCCGGCCGGGTCCCGGCCGGTCGCCCTGCTCACGCACACCGTCGTCGACCCGGCCGACCCGGCGTTCGCCCGGCCCACCAAGCCCATCGGCACCCACTACGAGCGCGCGGAGGCGGAGCGGCTCGCCGCCCGGCACGGGTGGACCGTCGCCGACGACGCGGGGCGCGGCTGGCGCCGCGTCGTCCCCTCACCGGCGCCGCACGCCATCGTCGAACTCGACGCCGTCGCCGCCCTGTTGGACGCCGGACACGTCGTGGTGGCGGGCGGGGGCGGCGGCATCCCCGTCACCCGCGGACCCGACGGGGCACTGTGCGGCGTGGAGGCGGTCGTCGACAAGGACGCGACCTCCGCACTGCTCGCCTCCGCGCTCGGCGCGGACGAGCTGATCGTGACGACCGGAGTCGAGCGGATCGCCCTCGACTGGGGCACCCCGCGCCACCGGGACCTCGACCGCATGGACGCGGCGCAGGCCCACCGGTATCTGGCGGAGGGGCAGTTCCCCGAGGGCAGCATGGGGCCGAAGGTGCGCTCGGCCCTGGACTTCCTCGCGTCCGGCGGCCACCGTGTGCTGATCACGTCACCGGGCGCGTTGAGCGAGGCGCTGCGCGGCGCGACGGGCACGCGCATCGTCCCGACCGCCCGAACTGTCCGGTCGGTCAACAGCGAGGGCAGTGGCAGTGGCAGTGGCAGTGACTTTGGTAATGGCAACACGACCGCTTCGGGGCCGTAA
- a CDS encoding transcriptional regulator — translation MEPTPPATDGHPAPDTLTSNSVRCDAYADSVALMRAAQHLTKLPGITAASLVMATEPNLRLLADARLLTDEGRAARPADMIVALRGTADAIEHALAEVPALLEQPAASESSEADEWVPRALGEADPATALALISTPGPYAAAEALKALRRGMHAFVFSDNVSVEQEIRIKEEAHRRGLLAMGPDCGTGVLDGVPLGFANVLRSGRIGLIGASGTGLQQVSCLLDAAGEGVRQMIGTGGRDLSAEVGARTTLDALDLLAADPGCELIVLVSKPPASEVAERVIARAGSAGKPVVVAFLGTERPAELGDLAGAERTGVSGPVTAVTVVGTLRDAARAVVRTLGGVPAPPWAPPAVDAVPGRYLRALYAGGTFAYEARQLLPTAVTAVAPYVPGREIDLPERHLVLDLGDDAYTAGRPHPMIDPTVRAAHLRAALSDPGTAAVVLDVVLGHGAGADPAAALATELERAGERGRAPVIAFVVGTAGDPQDVDAVRARLEKAGAVLAPTSTDAAEWAVSLVTGGSELRRDSGELMSTGRTGR, via the coding sequence ATGGAGCCCACCCCGCCCGCCACCGACGGCCACCCCGCCCCGGACACCCTGACGTCGAACTCCGTGCGGTGCGACGCCTACGCCGACTCGGTCGCCCTGATGCGCGCGGCCCAGCACCTCACCAAACTGCCCGGCATCACGGCCGCCAGCCTCGTCATGGCGACCGAACCCAATCTGCGACTGCTCGCCGACGCCCGACTCCTCACCGACGAGGGCCGCGCCGCACGCCCCGCCGACATGATCGTCGCGCTGCGCGGGACCGCCGACGCCATCGAGCACGCCCTGGCCGAGGTGCCCGCGCTGCTCGAACAGCCTGCCGCCTCGGAGAGCTCCGAGGCCGATGAATGGGTGCCGCGCGCCCTCGGCGAGGCGGACCCGGCGACCGCGCTCGCCCTGATCTCCACCCCCGGCCCGTACGCGGCGGCCGAAGCGCTCAAGGCGCTGCGCCGCGGCATGCACGCCTTCGTCTTCAGCGACAACGTCTCCGTCGAGCAGGAGATCCGCATCAAGGAGGAGGCCCACCGCCGGGGCTTGCTCGCCATGGGACCCGACTGCGGAACCGGCGTCCTGGACGGCGTACCGCTCGGCTTCGCCAATGTGCTCCGCTCCGGCCGCATCGGCCTGATCGGCGCCTCCGGAACGGGACTTCAGCAGGTGTCGTGCCTGTTGGACGCGGCCGGCGAAGGGGTCCGGCAGATGATCGGGACCGGCGGCCGTGACCTCAGCGCGGAGGTCGGCGCGCGCACCACGCTCGACGCGCTCGACCTGCTCGCCGCCGACCCCGGCTGCGAGTTGATCGTGCTGGTGTCGAAGCCGCCCGCCTCCGAGGTGGCCGAACGCGTCATCGCCCGTGCGGGGAGTGCGGGCAAGCCTGTCGTGGTCGCGTTCCTCGGCACCGAGAGGCCCGCCGAGCTCGGCGACCTCGCGGGCGCCGAGCGGACCGGTGTGTCGGGCCCCGTAACCGCCGTCACCGTCGTCGGCACACTTCGCGACGCGGCCCGCGCGGTCGTCCGCACCCTCGGTGGCGTACCTGCACCCCCCTGGGCGCCGCCCGCGGTGGACGCGGTACCCGGCCGTTACCTCCGTGCCCTGTACGCGGGCGGAACCTTCGCGTACGAGGCACGGCAACTGCTGCCGACGGCGGTCACGGCGGTCGCCCCCTACGTTCCCGGACGTGAAATCGACCTGCCAGAGCGCCATTTGGTGCTCGACCTCGGCGACGACGCCTACACCGCGGGCCGCCCCCACCCGATGATCGACCCCACCGTGCGCGCTGCCCATCTGCGCGCCGCACTGTCCGACCCGGGCACCGCAGCCGTGGTCCTGGACGTCGTTCTTGGACACGGCGCGGGCGCCGACCCGGCCGCGGCGCTCGCGACCGAGTTGGAGCGGGCGGGGGAGCGGGGGCGGGCGCCCGTCATCGCCTTCGTCGTCGGCACGGCCGGCGACCCGCAGGACGTCGACGCGGTGCGGGCGCGCCTGGAGAAGGCGGGCGCCGTGCTGGCCCCGACCAGTACGGATGCGGCCGAGTGGGCGGTGTCGTTGGTGACCGGGGGAAGTGAACTCCGCCGGGACTCCGGTGAGTTGATGTCAACGGGGAGGACGGGGCGGTGA
- a CDS encoding DUF2877 domain-containing protein: MSPAQLPCTVSTLARALLAGPPRPARIVAVARQALYLLPGDGGTPLAVVVPQAVRVPTAVVLPHAAGERPFDGVAVGGAGRVGGGCIAVGHLRLAVGEFWAPPRVQDLPSGPALDRLARLRPPRPLAAEARPAATALVRALAHGTPSAGRRAAEGLLGLGPGATPSGDDFLCGLLLAARLSPLPPTWLPALVVTAEQAGTRTPPVSAALLRHAADGHCIPQVAAVLHAAATGADLAAPVADLLAVGHSSGSDLLHGLCAGARIDRPSHRQGLAAAVSPRTTPW, encoded by the coding sequence ATGAGCCCCGCCCAACTGCCGTGCACCGTCAGCACCTTGGCCCGAGCGCTACTGGCCGGGCCCCCACGTCCCGCCCGGATCGTGGCCGTCGCGCGGCAGGCGCTGTATCTGCTGCCGGGCGACGGTGGCACCCCGCTCGCCGTGGTCGTGCCGCAGGCCGTGCGCGTGCCGACCGCCGTGGTTCTGCCGCATGCTGCGGGGGAGCGGCCGTTCGACGGCGTGGCGGTCGGGGGCGCGGGACGGGTCGGGGGCGGGTGCATCGCGGTCGGGCACCTGCGCCTGGCCGTCGGGGAGTTCTGGGCGCCGCCCCGCGTCCAGGACCTCCCGAGCGGCCCGGCCCTCGACCGGCTCGCGCGCCTGCGTCCGCCGCGCCCACTGGCGGCCGAGGCCCGCCCCGCCGCGACCGCCCTCGTCCGCGCCCTCGCGCACGGAACCCCGAGCGCGGGGCGTCGCGCCGCTGAGGGCCTGTTGGGGCTCGGCCCCGGAGCCACCCCGTCAGGCGACGACTTCCTGTGCGGCCTGCTGCTCGCCGCCCGCCTGTCCCCACTGCCACCCACCTGGCTGCCCGCTCTCGTAGTCACCGCAGAGCAGGCCGGGACACGTACGCCCCCGGTCTCGGCCGCGCTCCTGCGGCACGCCGCCGACGGGCACTGCATCCCACAGGTGGCGGCGGTACTGCACGCGGCGGCGACCGGCGCGGATCTCGCCGCACCGGTCGCCGACCTGTTGGCCGTCGGTCACAGCTCCGGGAGCGACCTGCTGCACGGGCTGTGCGCGGGGGCGCGGATCGACCGGCCCTCGCACCGCCAAGGTCTCGCGGCTGCTGTCAGTCCCCGAACCACACCGTGGTGA
- a CDS encoding DUF1116 domain-containing protein: MTPHLVPDLLGAGDAAPRIAAVGVADFADVPRTAGAHVTTLDWRPPAGGDPDLGWKLAELTGHEAVEAANRTAVERLLAVRPVWRDVRTARDVLPVLDDRATGERVLLHAGPPVDWADMCGPMRAGVIGAALLEGWADTPEQAQHLADSGVLRFEPCHHHEAVGPMGGVTSPSMPVLVVEDPATGRRAYANLNEGAGRCLRYGALGDDVMDRLRWMADVLAPALRAVLADRPDGVDLRSVVAQALQMGDECHSRNTAASALLLRELAAPLARVQHGPEVLEFLAENHYWFLNFSMAAAKLATSAAHGVAHSTLVTAFARNGVEVGIRVSGLGDAWFTAPAAEVRGLYFAGYGPEDANPDIGDSAITETNGLGGFALAAAPAITGFVGGTVQEALRTSRDMARITLARHEAYRLPALGGIGSPVGIDVRAVLDTGIEPVVTTGIAHREPGIGQIGAGLAHAPLECFRKALEAFAVPETPDDFAALRA, encoded by the coding sequence ATGACCCCTCACCTCGTGCCCGACCTGCTCGGCGCGGGCGACGCCGCACCGCGGATCGCCGCCGTCGGCGTGGCCGACTTCGCCGATGTGCCCCGCACCGCAGGCGCCCACGTCACCACTCTCGACTGGCGGCCGCCCGCGGGCGGCGACCCCGACCTCGGCTGGAAGCTGGCCGAACTCACCGGCCATGAAGCCGTCGAGGCCGCGAACCGCACGGCCGTCGAGCGGCTGCTCGCCGTGCGACCCGTGTGGCGCGACGTACGCACCGCCCGCGACGTCCTGCCGGTGCTCGACGACCGGGCCACCGGCGAACGCGTCCTGCTGCACGCCGGACCGCCCGTCGACTGGGCCGACATGTGCGGCCCGATGCGCGCGGGTGTCATCGGTGCCGCGCTGCTCGAGGGCTGGGCCGACACCCCGGAACAGGCCCAACACCTGGCGGACTCGGGCGTGTTGCGCTTCGAGCCGTGCCACCACCACGAGGCCGTCGGCCCCATGGGCGGCGTCACCTCCCCGTCCATGCCCGTGCTCGTCGTCGAGGACCCGGCCACCGGGCGCCGCGCCTACGCCAACCTCAACGAGGGCGCGGGACGTTGTCTGCGCTACGGGGCCCTGGGTGACGATGTGATGGACCGGCTCCGCTGGATGGCGGACGTACTGGCACCCGCCCTGCGCGCGGTCCTCGCCGACCGGCCCGACGGCGTGGACCTGCGGTCCGTCGTCGCCCAGGCGCTCCAGATGGGCGACGAGTGCCACAGCCGCAACACCGCCGCCTCCGCGCTGCTGCTGCGGGAACTCGCCGCGCCGCTCGCCCGCGTACAACACGGCCCGGAAGTCCTGGAGTTCCTCGCCGAGAACCACTACTGGTTCCTCAACTTCTCGATGGCGGCCGCCAAACTCGCCACCTCTGCCGCCCACGGTGTCGCCCACTCCACGCTCGTCACGGCGTTCGCCCGTAACGGCGTCGAGGTCGGCATCCGTGTCAGCGGCCTCGGCGACGCCTGGTTCACGGCGCCCGCCGCCGAGGTGCGGGGACTGTACTTCGCCGGATACGGGCCCGAGGACGCCAACCCCGACATCGGCGACAGCGCCATCACCGAGACCAACGGCCTCGGCGGCTTCGCCCTCGCAGCCGCGCCCGCCATCACCGGCTTCGTCGGCGGCACCGTGCAGGAGGCGCTGCGCACCAGCCGCGACATGGCCCGCATCACGCTGGCCCGGCACGAGGCCTACCGGCTGCCGGCCCTCGGCGGCATCGGCTCCCCGGTCGGCATCGACGTGCGCGCCGTCCTCGACACCGGCATCGAACCCGTCGTCACCACGGGCATCGCCCACCGCGAACCCGGCATCGGACAGATCGGAGCGGGCCTGGCCCACGCACCGCTGGAATGTTTCCGGAAGGCGCTGGAGGCGTTCGCGGTTCCGGAGACGCCCGACGATTTTGCTGCCCTCAGGGCATGA
- a CDS encoding ArsR/SmtB family transcription factor: protein MSKQELVVLGQNGAADACCPGLLTAPLDEEQAVDLAKVFKALGDPVRLRLLSMIASRDGGDICVCDLTPAFDLSQPTISHHLKLLRQAGLIDCERRGTWVYYWLLPEMTDRLAGILTRPAGAPVRGSDETAGAAS, encoded by the coding sequence ATGTCGAAGCAAGAACTTGTGGTGTTGGGGCAGAACGGCGCGGCCGACGCGTGCTGTCCCGGGTTGCTGACCGCCCCGTTGGATGAGGAACAAGCCGTTGACCTGGCGAAAGTCTTCAAGGCGCTGGGCGACCCGGTGCGTCTGAGGCTGCTGTCGATGATCGCTTCGCGGGACGGCGGGGACATCTGCGTCTGCGATCTGACGCCTGCCTTCGACCTGTCGCAGCCGACCATCTCGCACCACCTCAAGCTGCTGCGGCAGGCCGGACTGATCGACTGCGAGCGGCGCGGCACCTGGGTCTACTACTGGCTGCTGCCGGAGATGACCGACCGCCTGGCCGGCATCCTGACCCGCCCGGCCGGCGCGCCGGTGCGCGGCAGCGACGAGACGGCCGGAGCCGCCTCGTGA
- a CDS encoding PucR family transcriptional regulator, producing the protein MTLVPHAATAPRPAGAVGLTVAQALELPALAGARLAAGEAGARRGIRVANIMEVPDIIRWMRGGEFLLTTAYAVRDDEEALTGLVPELAARGLAALGVKVGPYLPRLPDPMLRRADELGFPIVELPGDVMLNDILSEVIGTVLNRQALSLERSQALRDRLSQAVLGGGSYGELVVLLAGETGCAAAIRGPDGGLLAAAGDVPDGVPASVSRPITVGHRSGGEVVLWAGRGCVPDEEWGTAADHVASLAGMLAVQERVLAERERRYRTLLLTELVSHPPRDRAESARRAAALGWDLERPHAAVVVEAAATPEGAGVRLTEERLLSAARTALGADTPAWGTPGGLTALVAPGGSELRSRCEELRRAVAAACPGRAVAVAAGTIRADFTELHLSHSEALSALALGRELEGPARSFVRLHEESGVYRLLDQLPAGELQALVDDALGPLLTYDAGHDGSLVHSLTVYLRHDRNGVEAAEELHVHYNTLRYRLKQIERLTGAPDKDPMRRLQTELAVHAHRLLSARAH; encoded by the coding sequence GTGACCCTTGTTCCGCACGCTGCGACGGCACCCCGTCCCGCCGGCGCCGTGGGCCTGACCGTGGCCCAGGCGCTGGAGCTGCCCGCGCTCGCGGGCGCCCGCCTGGCGGCCGGGGAGGCGGGCGCGCGCCGCGGCATCAGGGTCGCCAACATCATGGAAGTGCCGGACATCATCCGCTGGATGCGCGGCGGCGAGTTCCTGCTCACCACCGCCTACGCCGTCCGCGACGACGAGGAGGCGCTCACCGGCCTGGTGCCCGAACTCGCCGCCCGCGGCCTCGCGGCCCTCGGCGTGAAGGTCGGCCCCTATCTGCCGAGGCTGCCCGACCCGATGCTGCGCCGCGCCGACGAACTGGGCTTCCCCATCGTCGAGTTGCCCGGCGACGTCATGCTCAACGACATCCTCTCCGAGGTCATCGGCACCGTACTCAACCGGCAGGCGCTCAGTCTGGAGCGCTCGCAGGCGCTGCGCGACCGGCTCTCACAGGCCGTCCTCGGGGGCGGCTCCTACGGCGAACTCGTCGTCCTGCTGGCGGGGGAGACCGGCTGCGCCGCCGCGATCCGTGGTCCGGACGGGGGGCTGCTCGCGGCAGCGGGAGACGTGCCCGACGGCGTTCCCGCGTCCGTGTCCCGGCCGATCACCGTCGGGCATCGCAGCGGCGGCGAGGTCGTCCTGTGGGCGGGGCGCGGCTGCGTACCCGACGAGGAGTGGGGAACCGCCGCCGACCACGTGGCCAGCCTGGCCGGGATGCTCGCCGTACAGGAACGCGTACTGGCCGAGCGCGAACGCCGGTACCGCACCCTGCTGTTGACCGAACTCGTCTCCCACCCCCCGCGCGACCGTGCGGAGTCGGCGCGCCGGGCCGCGGCCCTCGGCTGGGACCTGGAGCGGCCGCACGCCGCCGTGGTCGTCGAGGCCGCGGCAACCCCGGAGGGTGCGGGCGTCCGCCTCACGGAGGAACGCCTGCTCTCCGCCGCCCGCACCGCACTGGGTGCCGACACACCCGCCTGGGGCACCCCCGGTGGCCTCACCGCGCTGGTGGCGCCGGGCGGCTCCGAACTGCGCAGCCGCTGCGAGGAGTTGCGCCGCGCGGTCGCCGCCGCCTGCCCGGGGCGCGCCGTGGCCGTCGCGGCGGGCACGATCCGCGCCGACTTCACCGAACTGCACCTCAGCCACAGCGAGGCGCTCAGCGCGCTCGCCCTGGGCCGTGAACTGGAGGGCCCCGCCCGCTCGTTCGTCCGGCTCCACGAGGAGAGCGGGGTGTACCGGCTCCTCGACCAGCTGCCCGCGGGTGAACTCCAGGCGCTGGTCGACGACGCCCTCGGCCCCCTGCTGACGTACGACGCCGGGCACGACGGCAGTCTCGTGCACAGCCTCACCGTGTATCTGCGGCACGACCGCAACGGCGTCGAGGCGGCCGAGGAACTCCACGTGCACTACAACACGCTGCGCTACCGCCTCAAGCAGATCGAACGGCTCACCGGCGCACCCGATAAGGATCCGATGCGCCGGCTCCAGACGGAACTGGCCGTTCACGCCCACCGGTTGCTCAGCGCGCGCGCTCACTGA
- a CDS encoding NADP-dependent succinic semialdehyde dehydrogenase, with the protein MPIATVNPANGETLKTYEALSPEEIERRLALAASAFDSYRTTTFFDRARLLQRAADLLEADAPDIARVMTTEMGKPVAAARAEALKCVKTMRWYAEHAADLLADEHPAESDVKDSGAVRAHVRYRPLGPVLAVMPWNFPLWQVVRFAAPALMAGNVGLLKHASNVPQTALYLEDLFRRAGFPEGCFQTLLIGSGAVEGILRDERVEAATLTGSEPAGRSVAAIAGDEVKKTVLELGGSDPYVVLPSADVAKAAKTAVTARVQNNGQSCIAAKRFIVHESVFEEFRDAFVAGMRELRVGDPLDEDTDVGPLSSEQGRSDLEELVDDAVESGASVLCGGQRPKDFADRGWFYEPTVIADVTPEMRIHKEETFGPVATLYRVADLDEAVAVANDTPFGLSSNLWTRDEDEIERFVRDSQAGGVFVNGMTASHPALPFGGAKRSGYGRELSDHGIKEFCNITTVWFGD; encoded by the coding sequence ATGCCCATCGCGACGGTCAACCCGGCGAACGGCGAGACCCTCAAGACGTACGAGGCCCTGTCCCCGGAGGAGATCGAACGCAGGCTCGCCCTCGCGGCGAGCGCCTTCGACTCGTACCGGACGACGACGTTCTTCGACCGGGCGAGGCTGCTGCAGCGGGCCGCCGACCTGCTGGAGGCGGACGCGCCGGACATCGCACGCGTGATGACGACCGAGATGGGCAAGCCGGTCGCGGCGGCCCGTGCCGAGGCGTTGAAGTGCGTGAAGACGATGCGCTGGTATGCGGAGCACGCGGCTGATCTGCTCGCGGACGAGCATCCCGCGGAGTCGGACGTGAAGGACTCGGGCGCGGTGCGGGCGCATGTGCGCTATCGGCCGCTCGGCCCGGTGCTCGCGGTGATGCCGTGGAACTTCCCGCTGTGGCAGGTCGTACGGTTCGCGGCGCCCGCCCTCATGGCCGGGAACGTGGGTCTGCTCAAGCACGCGTCGAACGTGCCGCAGACGGCCCTCTACCTGGAGGACCTCTTCCGCCGGGCCGGTTTCCCCGAGGGCTGCTTCCAGACGCTGCTCATCGGGTCGGGCGCGGTCGAGGGCATCCTGCGCGACGAGCGGGTGGAGGCGGCGACACTCACCGGCAGCGAACCGGCCGGACGTTCCGTGGCAGCGATCGCGGGCGACGAGGTGAAGAAGACGGTCCTGGAGCTGGGCGGCAGCGACCCGTATGTGGTGCTGCCGTCGGCGGACGTGGCGAAGGCGGCGAAGACGGCCGTCACGGCGCGCGTGCAGAACAACGGGCAGTCGTGCATCGCGGCCAAGCGGTTCATCGTGCACGAGTCGGTGTTCGAGGAGTTCCGGGACGCGTTCGTGGCCGGCATGCGGGAGCTGCGGGTGGGCGATCCGCTCGACGAGGACACGGACGTCGGACCGCTCTCCAGCGAGCAGGGGCGCAGCGACCTGGAGGAGCTGGTCGACGACGCCGTCGAGAGCGGCGCGAGTGTGCTGTGCGGTGGGCAGCGGCCCAAGGACTTCGCCGACCGCGGCTGGTTCTACGAGCCGACCGTCATCGCCGATGTGACCCCCGAGATGCGCATCCACAAGGAAGAGACGTTCGGACCGGTGGCGACCCTGTACCGGGTCGCGGACCTGGACGAGGCGGTCGCCGTCGCCAATGACACGCCCTTCGGCCTGAGTTCCAATCTGTGGACCCGCGACGAGGACGAGATCGAGCGCTTCGTGCGCGACAGTCAGGCGGGCGGCGTCTTCGTCAACGGCATGACGGCCTCGCACCCGGCCCTCCCCTTCGGCGGCGCGAAGCGTTCCGGCTACGGACGTGAGCTGTCGGACCACGGCATCAAGGAGTTCTGCAACATCACCACGGTGTGGTTCGGGGACTGA